The following proteins are co-located in the Enoplosus armatus isolate fEnoArm2 chromosome 8, fEnoArm2.hap1, whole genome shotgun sequence genome:
- the pan2 gene encoding PAN2-PAN3 deadenylation complex catalytic subunit PAN2, with the protein MMNFDGLDAGMGEYPPSLHGTLDAGMEPSMDPHLNPNLLQGVELDPEGLAVTVPEPVHLMEGMFSELHSAVSEVGIPVTATHFDLQEEIIWMGNHRGHVTSFFGPTMGRHSSFQAHATDDIRHIQSLETGVLFLSKCNLKCHTRGGLVMFDYPMDEGADMHSLLMTDNNTLLMGGLQNYAVEFDLNTVQETQKFTVEVPGMAIMRQTSRFFFCGHTSGKITLRDLRTFKMEHDFDAFSGSLSDFDVHGNLLAACGFSSRGLNGLACDRFLMVYDLRMMRAVTPLQVHVDPLFLRFIPTYTSRLAIISQTGQCQFCEPTGLANLADIFHVNTVGQLLMSFEVSSSKQALAFGDSGGCVHLWSDAPEVSFNDYSRETEFALPCLVDTLPQLDWNHDLLPLSLVPMPLTSTEPLLSDWSTALATPSPRRAPPVDPEILRTMKTVGFIGYAANPRMRPRNQVPYKIKDVELDYDNYNQVPESPIGRDEEPHLYMVPKKYRKVTIKYSKLGLEDFDFKHYNRTLFAGLEPHIPNAYCNCMIQVLYFLEPIRCLVQNHLCQKEFCLACELGFLFHMLDLSRGDPCQASNFLRAFRTIPEASALGLILADSDEQTGKARLGRLIQSWNRFILTQLHQETQEQEGPQAYRGASSSSLGSSGESAIGKLFGCEVENSSLCRCGKETVRTSLTLLFTMHYPEQNSQEKTIKEYDFAEILKKSICLEQSTQAWCENCEKYQPTVQTRNIRCLPDVLVINCEVNSAKEAEFWKVQAEYAFNKAMQKEAMEPAKPKEPPPMPTEWCLDGEDCNMEGFTFDTRAEDLRHVWIPVTLKMSISKSQGLEISSWPEGEELSAAEEAEGASLYDLVVTVPHVLDARTGGNLVAHIKVGETYHQRKEGVTHQQWYLFNDFLIEPIDKTEAAQFDVSWKVPAILYYAKRNYHTKYDLRIKNPIDASVLLTEASLARKQRKSHATFIPLMVSEMPQAGDLVGLDAEFVTLNQEEAELRSDGTKSTIKPSQMSVARITCVRGQGPNEGVPFIDDYISTQEQVVDYLTQYSGIKPGDLDAKISSKHLTTLKSTYLKLRFLIDTGVRFVGHGLQKDFRVINLLVLKDQVIDTVYLFHLPRKRMISLRFLAWYFLDLNIQGETHDSIEDARTALQLYRKYLELSRGGGNDEVRKVLKGLYEKGRQLDWKVPDSDTGDGQGAAVFPSVMGL; encoded by the exons ATGATGAACTTTGACGGTCTCGACGCTGGGATGGGTGAATACCCACCCAGCCTTCACGGGACTTTAGACGCAGGGATGGAGCCCTCCATGGACCCCCACCTCAACCCCAACTTACTGCAGGGTGTGGAGCTTGACCCAGAGGGGCTGGCCGTGACAGTCCCAGAGCCTGTGCACCTCATGGAGGGGATGTTTTCCGAGCTACACAGTGCAGTCTCAGAAGTTGGCATCCCAGTCACTGCAACACATTTTGATCTCCAGGAGGAAATAATCTGGATGGGAAACCACAGA GGTCATGTAACCTCGTTCTTCGGACCTACAATGGGCCGCCATTCTTCTTTCCAAGCGCATGCAACGGACGACATCCGACACATTCAGAGTTTGGAAACAGGCGTCCTGTTCCTTTCCAAGTGTAACCTCAAATGCCACACTCGTGGGGGCCTTGTTATGTTTGATTACCC GATGGACGAAGGAGCTGACATGCATAGTCTCCTTATGACCGATAACAACACCTTGCTCATGGGCGGATTACAAAACTATGCGGTTGAATTTGACTTGAATACTGTTCAAGAAACTCAAAAG TTTACTGTTGAGGTACCTGGAATGGCAATAATGCGTCAAACCAGTCGTTTTTTCTTCTGTGGGCACACTTCTGGCAAG ATAACCCTTCGGGACTTGCGTACCTTCAAGATGGAGCACGATTTTGATGCGTTTTCTGGCAGCCTCTCAGACTTCGACGTTCATGGAAACCTTCTGGCTGCATGTGGGTTCTCCAGTCGTGGATTGAATGGGTTGGCATGCGACCGTTTTCTGATGGTGTATGACCTCCGTATGATGCGAGCTGTAACGCCACTTCAGGTGCACGTGGACCCCCTCTTCTTGCGCTTCATCCCTACCTACACGTCTCGCCTGGCGATCATCTCACAGACAG GTCAGTGCCAGTTCTGTGAGCCCACTGGTCTCGCTAATTTGGCGGACATTTTTCACGTCAACACCGTGGGCCAGTTGCTCATGAGCTTTGAAGTATCGTCTAGCAAACAAGCCTTGGCCTTCGGGGACTCTGGGGGCTGTGTGCACCTGTGGTCTGATGCCCCAGAGGTCTCATTTAACGACTACTCCCGGGAGACAGAGTTTGCCCTCCCCTGCCTTGTGGACACGCTGCCTCAGCTGGACTGGAACCACGACCTGCTACCCCTCTCGCTTGTCCCCATGCCGCTGACCAGCACGGAGCCGCTGCTGTCAGACTGGTCCACTGCACTGGCTACACCCAGCCCCAG ACGAGCTCCTCCTGTGGACCCAGAAATCCTGCGCACAATGAAAACTGTTGGGTTCATTGGTTATGCAGCAAATCCTCGAATGCGCCCTCGGAATCAG GTTCCTTACAAAATTAAAGATGTGGAGCTTGATTATGATAATTACAACCAGGTCCCTGAATCACCAATTGGACGTGATGAAGAGCCTCATCTCTACATGGTGCCCAAAAAGTACAGAAAG GTTACAATTAAATACTCTAAACTTGGACTGGAGGACTTTGACTTCAAACATTACAACAGGACCTTGTTTGCTGGCCTGGAGCCTCACATCCCCAATGCCTACTGTAACTGCATGATCCAG GTTTTATATTTCCTGGAGCCAATCCGGTGTCTTGTGCAGAATCATTTGTGCCAGAAGGAGTTTTGTTTGGCCTGTGAGCTCGGTTTCCTCTTCCACATGTTGGATTTGTCACGAGGAGATCCATGTCAG GCCAGTAACTTCCTCAGAGCGTTTCGTACCATCCCTGAAGCCTCAGCGCTCGGTCTGATCCTCGCAGACTCTGACGAGCAAACAGGAAAGGCCAGACTCGGCCGCTTAATCCAAAGCTGGAACCGCTTCATCCTCACCCAGCTCCACCAGGAGACACAGGAGCAGGAGGGCCCACAGGCCTACAGGggagccagcagcag CTCTCTGGGTTCCTCTGGAGAGTCTGCCATCGGAAAACTGTTTGGATGTGAAGTTGAGAACAGCAGCCTGTGTCGCTGTGGCAAGGAGACGGTCCGCACCTCCCTCACGTTGCTCTTCACCATGCATTACCCTGAACAGAACTCTCAAG aaaaaacaataaaggaaTATGACTTTGCTGAGATCTTGAAGAAAAGCATCTGTCTGGAGCAGAGCACTCAGGCGTGGTGTGAGAACTGTGAGAAGTATCAACCCACA GTGCAGACACGCAATATTCGATGTCTACCAGATGTTCTGGTCATCAACTGTGAGGTGAACAGTGCTAAAGAGGCTGAATTCTGGAAGGTTCAGGCGGAG TACGCCTTCAATAAGGCCATGCAAAAAGAGGCGATGGAACCTGCAAAACCTAAAGAACCCCCACCCATGCCCACTGAGTGGTGCTTGGA TGGGGAGGACTGCAACATGGAGGGCTTCACCTTCGACACACGGGCGGAGGATCTGCGACACGTCTGGATCCCCGTCACTCTCAAGATGTCCATCAGCAAAAGTCAGGGATTAGAGATCAGCAGCTGGcctgaaggagaggag TTAAGTGCTGCTGAAGAGGCGGAGGGTGCGTCTCTCTACGACTTGGTGGTCACGGTGCCTCATGTCCTGGACGCTCGCACAGGTGGAAACCTGGTTGCACACATCAAAGTGGGGGAGACCTACCATCAAAGAAAAGAG ggAGTCACACACCAGCAGTGGTACCTCTTCAATGATTTCTTAATTGAGCCTATTGACAAG aCTGAAGCTGCTCAGTTTGACGTGAGCTGGAAAGTGCCAGCCATCCTGTATTACGCCAAGAGAAACTACCATACCAAATACGACCTCCGCA TTAAAAATCCCATAGATGCTAGCGTGCTGCTGACGGAGGCTTCGTTGGCTCGGAAGCAGAGGAAGAGTCACGCCACCTTCATCCCCCTCATGGTCAGCGAGATGCCGCAGGCCGGGGACTTGGTGGGGCTGGACGCTGAGTTTGTCACACTCAACCAG gaagaGGCAGAACTTCGCAGTGACGGCACCAAGTCGACCATCAAGCCCAGTCAGATGTCTGTGGCCAGGATCACCTGTGTGAGGGGTCAGGGGCCCAACGAGGGGGTGCCCTTCATCGATGACTACATCTCTACTCAGGAGCAG GTGGTCGACTATTTGACACAATATTCTGGCATCAAACCAGGAGACCTGGATGCAAAGATTTCTTCAAAGCACTTGACGACACTGAAGTCCACTTACTTGAAGCTGCGCTTCCTCATCGACACGGGAGTTCGCTTTGTTGGCCACGGTTTACAGAAGGACTTCCGGGTTATCAATTTGTTG gTTCTGAAAGACCAAGTCATCGACACGGTCTACCTGTTCCATTTACCCCGCAAGAGGATGATTTCTCTCAGATTTCTCGCCTGGTACTTTTTAG ACCTCAACATCCAGGGGGAAACCCACGACAGCATAGAAGACGCCCGCACTGCCCTGCAGCTGTACAGGAAATACCTGGAGCTGAGTCGCGGAGGCGGGAACGACGAAGTGAGGAAGGTCCTGAAGGGACTCTACGAAAAAGGCCGCCAGCTGGACTGGAAAGTCCCGGACTCGGACACAGGAGATGGTCAAG gtgctgctgtgtttccctctgtgaTGGGGCTGTGA